In a genomic window of Ochrobactrum sp. Marseille-Q0166:
- the phnK gene encoding phosphonate C-P lyase system protein PhnK has translation MGVEPLLKVSNLSKFYGSRRGCADIDFSLWPGEVLAIVGESGSGKTTLLNCLATRLEPTSGSVEYCMRDGEFRDLYKIGEAERRFLMRTDWGFVHQNPSDGLRMSVSAGANVGERLMAVGERHYGNIRNTATEWLGRVEIAADRIDDQPRAFSGGMRQRLQIARNLVTAPRLVFMDEPTGGLDVSVQARLLDLLRGLVSDLGLSVVIVTHDLAVARLLSHRIMVMKDGHIVEQGLTDRVLDDPQAPYTQLLVSSILQV, from the coding sequence ATGGGCGTCGAACCTCTTCTGAAAGTCAGCAATCTCTCGAAGTTTTATGGCAGTCGTCGCGGTTGTGCGGATATAGATTTCTCGCTGTGGCCGGGCGAAGTGCTGGCCATCGTCGGTGAATCCGGTTCGGGCAAGACGACTTTGCTCAACTGTCTGGCGACACGTCTGGAACCGACATCGGGCAGCGTGGAATATTGCATGCGTGATGGCGAGTTCCGCGATCTTTACAAGATCGGAGAGGCTGAACGCCGCTTTCTGATGCGTACTGACTGGGGCTTCGTGCATCAGAATCCTTCGGATGGTCTGCGCATGAGTGTTTCGGCGGGTGCCAATGTCGGTGAACGGCTGATGGCTGTTGGCGAGCGCCACTATGGCAATATTCGCAACACGGCAACCGAATGGCTCGGACGTGTCGAAATCGCTGCTGATCGCATCGACGACCAGCCCCGCGCTTTCTCCGGCGGCATGCGTCAGCGTCTGCAGATTGCGCGCAATCTCGTCACGGCGCCGCGCCTTGTTTTCATGGATGAACCGACTGGCGGTCTCGATGTGTCAGTGCAGGCACGTCTTCTCGATCTGCTGCGCGGTTTGGTGAGCGATCTCGGCCTTTCGGTTGTCATCGTGACTCACGATCTCGCAGTGGCCCGTCTTCTGTCCCATCGCATCATGGTCATGAAAGACGGCCATATTGTCGAACAGGGCCTGACCGACCGCGTTCTGGATGACCCGCAAGCGCCTTACACGCAGCTTCTCGTGTCGTCTATTTTGCAGGTCTAG
- the phnL gene encoding phosphonate C-P lyase system protein PhnL translates to MTQVRTSSPLAVSGLAKTFTMHLQGGIELPVVSDVNFDLKAGECAVLGGPSGAGKSSILKMVYGNYAVNAGSILIRHEDRMVDLATADPREVLAVRRVTIGYVSQFLRTLPRVAAIDIVAEPLVVRGVDRDTARNRAIELLAQLNLPERLWVLPPATFSGGEQQRVNIARGFITDHPVLLLDEPTASLDARNRVVVVDLIKAKKAQGVAMLGIFHDEDVREQVADRIIDVTAFSPRAAA, encoded by the coding sequence ATGACACAAGTTAGAACATCCTCTCCGCTGGCCGTGTCGGGTCTGGCAAAGACGTTCACGATGCATTTGCAGGGTGGCATTGAGTTGCCAGTCGTAAGTGACGTGAACTTCGATCTGAAAGCAGGCGAATGCGCCGTGCTTGGCGGACCTTCCGGTGCCGGTAAAAGCTCCATTCTCAAAATGGTCTATGGCAATTACGCCGTAAATGCAGGTTCTATCCTCATTCGTCACGAAGATCGCATGGTGGATCTGGCAACAGCCGATCCGCGCGAAGTTCTGGCCGTTCGGCGTGTTACGATTGGTTATGTCAGCCAGTTTCTGCGCACATTGCCGCGCGTGGCGGCAATCGACATCGTTGCGGAGCCATTGGTGGTTCGTGGTGTTGATCGCGATACTGCTCGCAATCGTGCAATCGAGTTGCTGGCGCAGCTCAACCTGCCGGAACGGCTCTGGGTATTGCCACCTGCAACTTTCTCTGGCGGTGAGCAGCAGCGCGTGAATATTGCGCGCGGTTTCATCACGGATCATCCGGTGTTGCTGCTTGATGAGCCGACCGCTTCGCTTGATGCCAGAAACAGAGTAGTTGTCGTTGATCTCATCAAGGCCAAGAAGGCGCAGGGCGTCGCAATGCTTGGGATTTTCCATGATGAAGATGTGCGTGAACAGGTTGCTGATCGCATTATCGACGTAACCGCTTTCTCGCCGAGGGCAGCAGCATGA
- a CDS encoding DapH/DapD/GlmU-related protein, with translation MTKLSVEPLVHETAEVNGSRLGRYIEIGARSRVSETVLDDYSYLGIDCEIWCAEIGKFSNIASHVRINATNHPTWRPTLHHFTYRAGDYWPEEKDETEFFDWRRGNAVKIGHDTWLGHGSTILPGVTVGNGAVVGAGAVVSRDVAPYTIVGGVPARLIRERFDAATGNRLDRLAWWDWSHDRLREALDDFRALDIEAFLSKYETAANANAVMKELSNGE, from the coding sequence ATGACCAAGCTCTCGGTAGAACCGTTGGTTCATGAAACGGCTGAAGTTAACGGTAGCAGGCTTGGCCGATATATCGAGATCGGCGCGCGCAGCCGTGTTTCGGAGACTGTGCTGGACGATTATTCCTATCTCGGTATCGATTGCGAAATCTGGTGTGCTGAGATCGGCAAGTTTTCCAATATCGCCAGCCATGTGCGTATCAACGCTACCAATCATCCGACATGGCGTCCGACGTTGCATCATTTCACCTATCGCGCCGGTGATTACTGGCCGGAAGAAAAGGATGAGACGGAGTTCTTTGATTGGCGTCGCGGCAATGCCGTGAAAATCGGTCACGACACATGGCTCGGCCATGGCTCCACAATCTTGCCGGGTGTGACGGTTGGCAATGGTGCCGTTGTCGGTGCCGGAGCTGTCGTGAGCAGGGACGTGGCGCCCTATACGATTGTTGGTGGTGTCCCGGCGCGTCTCATTCGTGAACGCTTCGATGCTGCGACCGGCAATCGTCTGGATCGACTGGCCTGGTGGGACTGGAGCCATGATCGTCTGCGTGAGGCGCTCGATGATTTCCGCGCGCTCGATATCGAAGCATTCCTCTCGAAATATGAAACGGCCGCCAATGCGAATGCGGTCATGAAAGAGCTGTCCAATGGCGAATGA
- a CDS encoding alpha-D-ribose 1-methylphosphonate 5-triphosphate diphosphatase — translation MANETVLKNAQIVLADEIVSGSILIRDGKIAAINQGNASVGDDMDGDYVIPGLIELHTDQLESHYAPRPKVRWNVDAAVQAHDAQVAASGITTVFDAMRVGSDYDREFVGKDMRMLADAIESGVRENRLRADHFLHLRCEVSSADCLETFELFAGDDRVKLASLMDHAPGQRQFVDLNTYRTYYMRKMKLTDEEFRVHCEKRMADSDAYSAKHRRAIAELAAARSIVLASHDDATSAHVDESIDHGVRIAEFPTTMEAASASKGAGLSILMGAPNIVRGCSHSGNIAARDLVDNGSLDILSSDYIPFSLIQSAFGLASGERPIALPQAVRLVTKNPADAMAMDDRGEIAIGKRADLVRVRPKGAIPVVRTVWREGERVL, via the coding sequence ATGGCGAATGAAACCGTTCTGAAAAATGCGCAGATCGTGCTTGCCGATGAAATCGTTTCCGGTTCTATCCTGATCCGTGATGGCAAAATTGCCGCCATCAATCAGGGCAATGCCAGTGTCGGCGACGACATGGATGGCGATTATGTCATTCCCGGCCTCATCGAGCTGCACACCGATCAGCTGGAAAGCCATTACGCGCCACGTCCAAAGGTGCGCTGGAATGTCGATGCAGCGGTTCAGGCGCATGATGCGCAGGTCGCAGCATCGGGCATCACCACAGTTTTCGATGCGATGCGCGTTGGTTCCGATTATGACCGTGAATTCGTGGGTAAAGATATGCGGATGCTTGCGGACGCCATCGAAAGTGGTGTTCGAGAAAATCGCCTGCGTGCTGACCACTTTCTGCACCTGCGCTGCGAAGTATCCTCAGCAGATTGCCTGGAAACATTCGAGCTTTTTGCAGGCGATGACCGGGTTAAACTCGCTTCGCTGATGGATCATGCACCGGGACAGCGTCAATTCGTTGATCTTAATACGTATCGCACTTATTACATGCGCAAGATGAAGCTCACGGATGAGGAGTTCCGGGTGCATTGTGAGAAGCGTATGGCGGATTCGGATGCATATTCGGCCAAACATCGTCGCGCCATTGCCGAACTGGCAGCGGCGCGCAGCATCGTGCTGGCCAGCCATGATGATGCGACCAGCGCGCATGTCGATGAATCAATCGACCATGGTGTGAGGATCGCCGAGTTTCCGACCACGATGGAAGCAGCCAGTGCCTCGAAAGGCGCAGGCCTTTCCATTCTGATGGGCGCGCCCAATATTGTGCGCGGCTGCTCGCATTCCGGAAACATCGCTGCACGCGATCTCGTCGATAATGGCAGCCTCGACATTCTGTCCTCGGATTACATTCCGTTCAGCCTCATTCAGTCGGCTTTCGGCCTTGCTTCTGGCGAGCGTCCAATTGCGCTGCCACAGGCTGTCCGCCTCGTAACCAAGAACCCGGCTGATGCCATGGCGATGGATGATCGCGGCGAAATCGCTATCGGCAAGCGTGCCGATCTGGTTCGCGTGCGCCCGAAAGGTGCAATTCCGGTTGTGCGTACTGTCTGGCGCGAAGGCGAGCGGGTGCTTTGA
- the phnN gene encoding phosphonate metabolism protein/1,5-bisphosphokinase (PRPP-forming) PhnN, giving the protein MQSDTPKGCFIAVVGPSGAGKDTIMDAARVALAGDTRFHFVRRIITRPQMPGTEDHDSLDETAFTKAAGEGAFALHWQAHGLSYGLPKSLDDEIADGIVVIANVSRRVLGDIRRLYSERSVVVISARPEVLAERLASRGRESREEIALRLKREVSFDDGANDVIVIDNSGEVAASTDAFLRHLQEMSTKSTR; this is encoded by the coding sequence ATGCAATCCGATACGCCGAAAGGCTGCTTCATTGCCGTTGTCGGCCCCAGCGGGGCTGGCAAGGACACGATTATGGATGCAGCGCGTGTGGCTCTTGCGGGCGACACGCGGTTTCATTTTGTGCGCCGGATCATCACACGTCCGCAAATGCCGGGCACGGAAGATCACGACAGTCTGGATGAAACAGCTTTTACGAAAGCCGCAGGCGAGGGTGCTTTCGCCCTGCACTGGCAGGCGCATGGCCTGAGCTATGGATTGCCGAAATCGCTTGATGATGAAATCGCCGACGGTATCGTCGTGATTGCCAATGTGTCGCGGCGTGTGCTTGGCGATATCCGCAGGCTTTATTCGGAACGCTCCGTGGTTGTCATCTCGGCAAGGCCGGAGGTGCTTGCAGAGCGGCTTGCATCGCGCGGCCGTGAAAGTCGAGAAGAAATCGCTTTGCGACTTAAGCGCGAAGTGAGCTTCGATGACGGTGCCAATGATGTCATCGTAATAGACAATTCGGGTGAAGTCGCTGCTTCAACGGATGCCTTTCTGCGTCACCTGCAAGAAATGAGTACAAAATCCACGCGCTAA
- the phnC gene encoding phosphonate ABC transporter ATP-binding protein: MLQLKNVTRRYNDKVAVSSVDLEIEPGAFVGIIGRSGAGKSTLLRMINRLVEPSEGTIHWDGRDITGLKGSGLRDWRAQCAMIFQHFNLVDRLDVLTNVLMGRLNYVSTPKSLLRIWSDEERLIALSALQQFDIGHLAAHRADELSGGQQQRVAIARALVQQPRIILADEPIASLDPRNTRSVMDALRRINREYGITVLCNLHSLDIARSYCDRLVGMSAGKIVFRGTPSMLTDMASRDLYGMEADDVIDADELTETLPMTMPVPQSAEAVLRQLSA; encoded by the coding sequence ATGCTTCAACTAAAAAACGTAACGCGCCGCTATAATGATAAGGTGGCGGTTTCGAGTGTTGACCTTGAGATCGAGCCGGGCGCGTTTGTCGGAATTATTGGTCGCTCGGGCGCGGGAAAGTCGACGCTGCTGCGCATGATCAATCGTCTGGTCGAACCGTCCGAGGGAACAATTCACTGGGATGGTCGCGACATTACCGGGCTCAAGGGTTCAGGATTGCGCGATTGGCGCGCACAATGTGCGATGATTTTCCAGCACTTCAATCTGGTTGATCGTCTTGATGTTCTGACCAATGTTCTCATGGGGCGTCTAAACTATGTTTCAACGCCTAAGTCGCTTCTGCGCATCTGGAGCGATGAAGAGCGTCTGATCGCTCTGTCCGCCTTGCAGCAGTTCGATATTGGCCATCTTGCAGCGCATCGCGCTGATGAGCTTTCGGGTGGTCAGCAGCAGCGTGTAGCCATTGCCCGTGCGCTTGTTCAGCAGCCGCGCATCATTCTCGCCGACGAGCCGATTGCATCGCTCGATCCGCGCAATACCCGCAGCGTCATGGACGCTCTGCGTCGCATCAATCGCGAATATGGCATCACGGTTCTCTGCAATCTGCACTCGCTCGATATCGCGCGCAGCTATTGCGACCGCCTCGTCGGCATGTCTGCCGGCAAGATCGTATTCCGCGGCACACCGTCGATGCTGACCGATATGGCATCACGCGATCTTTACGGCATGGAAGCCGATGACGTCATCGATGCCGATGAACTGACTGAAACACTGCCAATGACAATGCCGGTTCCTCAGTCGGCGGAAGCCGTTCTGCGCCAGCTTTCCGCCTGA
- the phnD gene encoding phosphonate ABC transporter substrate-binding protein: MLNRRNFLVAAALSATLTMPIMVSTAQAADWSKDYPEIVLGVIPAENASTTSDRYAPLAAYLGKELGTKVTLRVANDYAAVIEGQRAGNIQIAFYGPASYARAVMTGVETTPLVNQRHNTGVNGYYSVVYVRADSPYQKMDDLKGKAIALVDPNSTSGNNAPRFFLNRDGYSVDTFFGKNFFAGSHENAVLALAQGTADAAANSWNSEDDSNLTRMVSRGVLKDANGKAMTKDDFRIIFKSDFLPEGPFAVLSTLPDQLKADIKQAFLDMPTKDKAGFDALSDGKDKEFVATEAKEYEPIIEMLKFNDKARKS, translated from the coding sequence ATGCTTAACCGTAGAAACTTTCTGGTGGCGGCTGCACTTTCCGCTACGCTGACCATGCCGATTATGGTTTCCACTGCACAGGCTGCAGACTGGAGCAAGGATTATCCAGAAATCGTTCTGGGCGTGATCCCAGCTGAAAACGCTTCGACCACTTCCGACCGTTATGCACCTCTGGCAGCTTATCTCGGCAAGGAACTCGGCACGAAGGTTACGCTGCGCGTTGCTAACGACTATGCGGCTGTTATCGAAGGTCAGCGCGCCGGCAACATTCAGATCGCATTCTATGGCCCGGCTTCCTATGCCCGCGCTGTGATGACCGGTGTTGAAACCACTCCGCTCGTCAACCAGCGTCACAACACCGGGGTAAACGGCTATTATTCGGTTGTTTATGTTCGCGCTGACAGCCCATACCAGAAGATGGATGATCTGAAGGGCAAAGCGATCGCGCTCGTAGATCCTAATTCGACATCGGGCAACAACGCGCCACGCTTCTTCTTGAACCGCGATGGCTATAGCGTCGATACGTTCTTTGGTAAGAACTTCTTTGCTGGCAGTCACGAAAACGCAGTTCTCGCTCTCGCACAGGGTACCGCAGATGCTGCTGCAAACTCCTGGAATTCTGAAGACGATTCCAACCTGACCCGCATGGTCAGCCGTGGCGTTCTGAAGGACGCAAACGGCAAGGCAATGACGAAGGATGATTTCCGCATCATCTTCAAGTCGGACTTCCTTCCAGAAGGCCCATTTGCGGTTCTCAGCACCCTGCCAGATCAGCTAAAGGCCGATATCAAGCAGGCTTTCCTCGACATGCCAACCAAGGACAAGGCTGGCTTTGACGCTCTTTCCGACGGCAAGGATAAGGAATTCGTAGCGACCGAAGCCAAGGAATATGAGCCAATCATCGAGATGCTTAAGTTCAACGACAAGGCTCGCAAGTCTTAA
- the phnE gene encoding phosphonate ABC transporter, permease protein PhnE: MTVSSLDGNGAKSLLADYRRDVGKRRLYGIALLLALVVVAIAASVVADVRPGTLVENLFRFTSYLGRILPELTIANFRGDLAAWYWNLGGWLKMLFETLLIAYLATLIGGIIAFAASFAASSNMAPNSTVRFVVRRGLELLRTVPEIVFALLFVIAFGLGPMAGVLALMLHTTGALGKLFSEVVENIDMRPVEGIRASGGSGFQVIRFAVLPQVAANFASYGLLRFEINLRGASVMGFVGAGGIGQELLTSIRQFYYSDVSAILLLIIVTIVAIDLITQRIRHSLLGRIG; this comes from the coding sequence ATGACGGTATCCTCACTCGACGGCAACGGAGCAAAAAGCCTGCTTGCCGATTATCGAAGAGACGTCGGCAAACGGCGTCTCTACGGTATCGCGCTCCTCCTTGCGCTTGTCGTTGTTGCCATTGCTGCGTCCGTCGTTGCCGATGTTCGGCCGGGCACGCTGGTCGAAAATCTCTTCCGCTTTACAAGCTATCTTGGTCGCATCTTGCCGGAGCTGACGATTGCCAATTTCCGCGGTGATCTCGCCGCCTGGTACTGGAACCTTGGCGGCTGGCTCAAGATGCTGTTTGAGACGTTACTGATTGCCTATCTGGCAACCTTGATCGGCGGCATCATCGCTTTTGCGGCGTCATTTGCGGCGTCATCCAACATGGCTCCCAATTCGACAGTGCGTTTCGTCGTTCGTCGCGGGTTGGAGCTGCTGCGTACGGTTCCTGAAATCGTTTTCGCGCTGCTTTTTGTTATCGCTTTCGGTCTTGGACCGATGGCCGGTGTGCTGGCGCTGATGCTTCATACAACAGGAGCGCTGGGCAAATTGTTTTCGGAAGTTGTTGAGAACATCGATATGCGTCCGGTGGAGGGCATTCGTGCATCGGGTGGTTCCGGCTTTCAGGTCATCCGCTTTGCCGTGCTTCCACAAGTGGCGGCAAATTTTGCGTCCTATGGCCTTCTGCGCTTTGAAATCAATCTGCGCGGTGCTTCCGTTATGGGTTTTGTGGGTGCGGGCGGTATCGGGCAGGAACTACTGACTTCGATCCGCCAGTTCTATTACAGCGATGTTAGCGCCATTCTGCTTTTGATTATCGTGACCATTGTTGCCATCGATCTCATTACACAGCGTATTCGCCATTCGCTTCTGGGCCGTATTGGTTGA